Proteins from one Triticum aestivum cultivar Chinese Spring chromosome 7A, IWGSC CS RefSeq v2.1, whole genome shotgun sequence genomic window:
- the LOC123148335 gene encoding alpha-L-fucosidase 2 isoform X2, whose product MDGDRVRARRWADEEAEERPLKVVFASPAEHFTDSAPIGNGSLGAMVWGGVASEKLQLNLDTLWSGVPGDYTDPKAPAALAAVRKLVDEGRFVDATSAASGLFGGLTEVYKPLGDMNLEFDTSNQEYSSYKRELDLHTATTIITYNIGEVQYTREHFCSNPHQVIVTKISANKPEHVSLTLSLNSKLNHRVRVMNANEMIMDGTCPVQGHKLQENEANDATGIGFAAVLSLQMSGTAAKVAVLNDQSLRIDNADWVLLRVTAASSFNGPLVNPSDSKLDPESAALRVMNMIRNLTFDQLKAAHLKDYQGLFHRVSLRLSQAAAIEKINMKEVGDAVKTTAERVNGFRSDEDSSLVELLFQYGRYLLISCSRPGTQISNLQGIWNQDLFPGWECAPHLNINLQMNYWPTLPCNLTECQEPLLDFIASLAVNGTKTAKINYQASGWVTHHVSDIWAKSSAYNEDARFSVWPMGGAWLCTHLWEHYQYLLDKDFLKNTAYPLLEGCALFLTDWLIEGPRGLLETNPSTSPEHVFIAPGSGGQQASVSYSTTMDIAIIREIFSAVISSAEILGKSDTPLVQKIKEALPRLPQNTIAEDQTLMEWAQDFKDPEVTHRHLSHLFGLYPGHTITMQRNPEICEAISNSLHKRDGPGWSSTWKMALWARLLNSENAYRMILKLITLAPPGEKVGFEGGLYTNLWTAHPPFQIDGNFGFAAAIAEMLLQSTPTDLHLLPALPRDKWPEGCVKGLRARGDTTVSIFWEKGELQEAVLWFNNRNNSALRLHYGGQVAEATVEAGHVYRFDGFLQCVEIWPLDKCPF is encoded by the exons ATGGACGGCGACCGGGTCCGGGCGCGCCGGTGGGCggacgaggaggcggaggagcggcCGCTGAAGGTGGTGTTCGCGTCGCCGGCGGAGCACTTCACGGACTCGGCGCCGATCGGGAACGGCAGCCTCGGCGCCATGGTTTGGGGCGGCGTCGCCTCCGAGAAGCTCCAGCTCAACC TTGACACTCTCTGGAGCGGTGTGCCGGGAGATTACACCGACCCGAAAGCACCTGCCGCCCTTGCCGCCGTCAGGAAGCTCGTCGATGAAGGACGGTTTGTGGATGCCACCAGCGCGGCTTCGGGCCTTTTCGGTGGTCTAACAGAG GTCTACAAACCTCTTGGAGATATGAATCTAGAGTTTGACACATCCAATCAGGAGTATAGTTCCTACAAAAGGGAGCTTGATCTGCATACTGCTACCACAATTATCACGTACAACATTGGAGAAGTTCAGTACACAAGGGAGCACTTCTGCTCAAATCCACACCAGGTCATTGTTACCAAAATTTCAGCAAACAAACCAGAACATGTATCATTGACTTTATCGTTAAATAGTAAGTTAAACCACAGAGTTCGtgtaatgaatgcaaatgagatgATCATGGATGGCACCTGTCCAGTACAAGGACACAAGCTACAAGAAAATGAAGCCAACGATGCTACTGGTATCGGGTTTGCAGCTGTCCTTAGCCTGCAGATGAGCGGCACTGCTGCAAAAGTAGCAGTTCTAAATGATCAAAGTTTGAGAATTGACAATGCAGATTGGGTTCTTTTGCGGGTTACAGCTGCTTCCTCATTCAATGGGCCTCTTGTGAATCCGTCAGACTCAAAACTGGATCCTGAATCAGCTGCTCTGAGGGTCATGAATATGATTAGGAATCTCACATTTGATCAGCTCAAAGCTGCTCATTTGAAAGATTACCAGGGTCTTTTTCACCGTGTTAGTCTGCGGCTATCACAAGCAGCAGCTATAGAAAAAATAAACATGAAAGAAGTTGGTGATGCCGTCAAGACTACAGCAGAAAGAGTGAATGGTTTTCGAAGCGACGAGGATTCTTCTTTGGTTGAACTTCTCTTCCAATATGGTCGATATCTGCTCATTTCATGCTCTCGACCTGGAACACAGATATCTAATCTGCAAGGAATTTGGAATCAAGATCTCTTTCCTGGATGGGA GTGTGCTCCGCACCTCAACATAAATCTTCAGATGAATTATTGGCCAACACTTCCTTGTAACCTTACTGAATGCCAAGAACCACTACTTGATTTCATAGCATCTCTTGCAGTTAACGGAACTAAGACTGCAAAA ATCAATTACCAAGCAAGTGGCTGGGTAACTCACCACGTCTCAGACATATGGGCAAAATCATCAGCTTACAATGAAGATGCCAGGTTCTCAGTGTGGCCAATGGGGGGTGCCTGGCTTTGTACGCATCTTTGGGAGCACTACCAGTATTTATTGGACAAA GACTTTTTGAAGAACACTGCATATCCATTGTTGGAAGGATGTGCGCTGTTTCTGACTGATTGGTTGATTGAGGGACCTCGAGGTCTTTTGGAAACAAACCCCTCTACTTCTCCCGAGCATGTTTTCATTGCTCCAGGGAGTGGTGGTCAGCAAGCTAGTGTAAGCTATTCAACTACAATGGATATCGCAATCATCCGAGAGATATTCTCGGCAGTCATTTCTTCTGCAGAG ATTTTAGGAAAATCTGATACTCCTCTGGTCCAGAAGATCAAGGAAGCGCTTCCAAGGCTCCCTCAGAATACGATTGCTGAAGATCAAACACTCATGGAATGG GCACAAGATTTTAAGGACCCTGAAGTTACCCATCGGCACCTGTCACATCTCTTCGGTCTTTATCCTGGTCATACTATAACCATGCAGAGAAATCCTGAGATTTGCGAAGCTATTTCTAATAGTCTTCACAAACGAG ATGGACCTGGATGGTCAAGCACGTGGAAGATGGCTTTGTGGGCGCGCCTTCTTAACAGCGAAAATGCATACAGAATGATCCTAAAGTTAATCACGTTGGCTCCACCTGGTGAAAAAGTTGGGTTCGAAGGAGGACTGTACACCAATCTGTGGACAGCACACCCACCATTCCAGATCGATGGAAACTTTGG ATTCGCAGCTGCGATCGCTGAAATGTTGCTTCAGAGCACTCCCACTGACCTGCATCTACTGCCCGCGCTTCCACGCGACAAGTGGCCTGAAGGGTGTGTCAAAGGGCTGAGGGCCCGGGGTGACACCACTGTCAGCATCTTCTGGGAGAAAGGGGAGCTCCAGGAAGCAGTGCTGTGGTTTAACAACAGAAACAATTCAGCTTTACGGTTGCATTATGGCGGGCAAGTTGCCGAAGCCACAGTGGAAGCTGGTCACGTTTACAGGTTCGATGGGTTTTTACAGTGTGTCGAGATATGGCCCCTTGACAAATGCCCAttttaa
- the LOC123148335 gene encoding alpha-L-fucosidase 2 isoform X1, protein MDGDRVRARRWADEEAEERPLKVVFASPAEHFTDSAPIGNGSLGAMVWGGVASEKLQLNLDTLWSGVPGDYTDPKAPAALAAVRKLVDEGRFVDATSAASGLFGGLTEVYKPLGDMNLEFDTSNQEYSSYKRELDLHTATTIITYNIGEVQYTREHFCSNPHQVIVTKISANKPEHVSLTLSLNSKLNHRVRVMNANEMIMDGTCPVQGHKLQENEANDATGIGFAAVLSLQMSGTAAKVAVLNDQSLRIDNADWVLLRVTAASSFNGPLVNPSDSKLDPESAALRVMNMIRNLTFDQLKAAHLKDYQGLFHRVSLRLSQAAAIEKINMKEVGDAVKTTAERVNGFRSDEDSSLVELLFQYGRYLLISCSRPGTQISNLQGIWNQDLFPGWECAPHLNINLQMNYWPTLPCNLTECQEPLLDFIASLAVNGTKTAKINYQASGWVTHHVSDIWAKSSAYNEDARFSVWPMGGAWLCTHLWEHYQYLLDKDFLKNTAYPLLEGCALFLTDWLIEGPRGLLETNPSTSPEHVFIAPGSGGQQASVSYSTTMDIAIIREIFSAVISSAEILGKSDTPLVQKIKEALPRLPQNTIAEDQTLMEWAQDFKDPEVTHRHLSHLFGLYPGHTITMQRNPEICEAISNSLHKRGEDGPGWSSTWKMALWARLLNSENAYRMILKLITLAPPGEKVGFEGGLYTNLWTAHPPFQIDGNFGFAAAIAEMLLQSTPTDLHLLPALPRDKWPEGCVKGLRARGDTTVSIFWEKGELQEAVLWFNNRNNSALRLHYGGQVAEATVEAGHVYRFDGFLQCVEIWPLDKCPF, encoded by the exons ATGGACGGCGACCGGGTCCGGGCGCGCCGGTGGGCggacgaggaggcggaggagcggcCGCTGAAGGTGGTGTTCGCGTCGCCGGCGGAGCACTTCACGGACTCGGCGCCGATCGGGAACGGCAGCCTCGGCGCCATGGTTTGGGGCGGCGTCGCCTCCGAGAAGCTCCAGCTCAACC TTGACACTCTCTGGAGCGGTGTGCCGGGAGATTACACCGACCCGAAAGCACCTGCCGCCCTTGCCGCCGTCAGGAAGCTCGTCGATGAAGGACGGTTTGTGGATGCCACCAGCGCGGCTTCGGGCCTTTTCGGTGGTCTAACAGAG GTCTACAAACCTCTTGGAGATATGAATCTAGAGTTTGACACATCCAATCAGGAGTATAGTTCCTACAAAAGGGAGCTTGATCTGCATACTGCTACCACAATTATCACGTACAACATTGGAGAAGTTCAGTACACAAGGGAGCACTTCTGCTCAAATCCACACCAGGTCATTGTTACCAAAATTTCAGCAAACAAACCAGAACATGTATCATTGACTTTATCGTTAAATAGTAAGTTAAACCACAGAGTTCGtgtaatgaatgcaaatgagatgATCATGGATGGCACCTGTCCAGTACAAGGACACAAGCTACAAGAAAATGAAGCCAACGATGCTACTGGTATCGGGTTTGCAGCTGTCCTTAGCCTGCAGATGAGCGGCACTGCTGCAAAAGTAGCAGTTCTAAATGATCAAAGTTTGAGAATTGACAATGCAGATTGGGTTCTTTTGCGGGTTACAGCTGCTTCCTCATTCAATGGGCCTCTTGTGAATCCGTCAGACTCAAAACTGGATCCTGAATCAGCTGCTCTGAGGGTCATGAATATGATTAGGAATCTCACATTTGATCAGCTCAAAGCTGCTCATTTGAAAGATTACCAGGGTCTTTTTCACCGTGTTAGTCTGCGGCTATCACAAGCAGCAGCTATAGAAAAAATAAACATGAAAGAAGTTGGTGATGCCGTCAAGACTACAGCAGAAAGAGTGAATGGTTTTCGAAGCGACGAGGATTCTTCTTTGGTTGAACTTCTCTTCCAATATGGTCGATATCTGCTCATTTCATGCTCTCGACCTGGAACACAGATATCTAATCTGCAAGGAATTTGGAATCAAGATCTCTTTCCTGGATGGGA GTGTGCTCCGCACCTCAACATAAATCTTCAGATGAATTATTGGCCAACACTTCCTTGTAACCTTACTGAATGCCAAGAACCACTACTTGATTTCATAGCATCTCTTGCAGTTAACGGAACTAAGACTGCAAAA ATCAATTACCAAGCAAGTGGCTGGGTAACTCACCACGTCTCAGACATATGGGCAAAATCATCAGCTTACAATGAAGATGCCAGGTTCTCAGTGTGGCCAATGGGGGGTGCCTGGCTTTGTACGCATCTTTGGGAGCACTACCAGTATTTATTGGACAAA GACTTTTTGAAGAACACTGCATATCCATTGTTGGAAGGATGTGCGCTGTTTCTGACTGATTGGTTGATTGAGGGACCTCGAGGTCTTTTGGAAACAAACCCCTCTACTTCTCCCGAGCATGTTTTCATTGCTCCAGGGAGTGGTGGTCAGCAAGCTAGTGTAAGCTATTCAACTACAATGGATATCGCAATCATCCGAGAGATATTCTCGGCAGTCATTTCTTCTGCAGAG ATTTTAGGAAAATCTGATACTCCTCTGGTCCAGAAGATCAAGGAAGCGCTTCCAAGGCTCCCTCAGAATACGATTGCTGAAGATCAAACACTCATGGAATGG GCACAAGATTTTAAGGACCCTGAAGTTACCCATCGGCACCTGTCACATCTCTTCGGTCTTTATCCTGGTCATACTATAACCATGCAGAGAAATCCTGAGATTTGCGAAGCTATTTCTAATAGTCTTCACAAACGAG GGGAAGATGGACCTGGATGGTCAAGCACGTGGAAGATGGCTTTGTGGGCGCGCCTTCTTAACAGCGAAAATGCATACAGAATGATCCTAAAGTTAATCACGTTGGCTCCACCTGGTGAAAAAGTTGGGTTCGAAGGAGGACTGTACACCAATCTGTGGACAGCACACCCACCATTCCAGATCGATGGAAACTTTGG ATTCGCAGCTGCGATCGCTGAAATGTTGCTTCAGAGCACTCCCACTGACCTGCATCTACTGCCCGCGCTTCCACGCGACAAGTGGCCTGAAGGGTGTGTCAAAGGGCTGAGGGCCCGGGGTGACACCACTGTCAGCATCTTCTGGGAGAAAGGGGAGCTCCAGGAAGCAGTGCTGTGGTTTAACAACAGAAACAATTCAGCTTTACGGTTGCATTATGGCGGGCAAGTTGCCGAAGCCACAGTGGAAGCTGGTCACGTTTACAGGTTCGATGGGTTTTTACAGTGTGTCGAGATATGGCCCCTTGACAAATGCCCAttttaa